In Modestobacter versicolor, a single genomic region encodes these proteins:
- a CDS encoding MarR family winged helix-turn-helix transcriptional regulator → MDDLLGYRLLIADVYELAGESRRTSEAMAREVGHSAARWHVLSVVSDGPRTVASAARRLGLTRQSVQRVVDDLVAAGQLELRTNPDHVRAPLVGLTGEGAATLDRLVRRSDADRGELLRRAGVGRAELDQARGVLRRLLGALHEPPTG, encoded by the coding sequence ATGGACGACCTGCTCGGCTACCGGTTGCTCATCGCGGACGTCTACGAGCTCGCCGGTGAGTCGCGGCGCACCAGTGAGGCGATGGCCCGGGAGGTGGGTCACTCCGCGGCCCGGTGGCACGTGCTGAGCGTCGTCTCCGACGGGCCGCGCACGGTGGCGAGCGCGGCACGCCGGCTCGGGCTGACCCGGCAGAGCGTGCAGCGCGTCGTCGACGACCTGGTCGCCGCGGGGCAGCTGGAGCTCCGGACGAACCCCGACCACGTCCGGGCTCCGCTCGTCGGGCTCACCGGGGAGGGCGCCGCCACCCTGGACCGGCTGGTGCGCCGGTCCGACGCCGACCGCGGGGAGCTGCTCCGCCGGGCGGGGGTCGGTCGGGCCGAGCTGGACCAGGCGCGGGGCGTGCTCCGCCGGCTGCTCGGCGCGCTGCACGAGCCCCCGACCGGCTGA
- a CDS encoding hemerythrin domain-containing protein produces the protein MPRSIADQTVEELGGPTSVLVRQRNDHVELDRLLHELDGSTGTAQERVLRKIDRLVFSHAFAEETVLWPVIRRVLPDGDALTGQVEEEHQEVNELVAELETLAHGDPRRAERLERLVQVLREDVRDEEDVLFPRLQEALDAKALRRLGLQWEVARRVSPTRPHPTVSRRPPGNAVSGLPLSLLDRSRDLVDAGVQHGPARLAPAGEVVSRGLAAVAGWVERVPLARRGDDGRPTSR, from the coding sequence ATGCCCCGTTCGATCGCCGACCAGACCGTCGAGGAGCTCGGCGGCCCGACCAGCGTCCTCGTCCGCCAGCGCAACGACCACGTCGAGCTCGACCGGCTGCTGCACGAGCTCGACGGCAGCACCGGCACCGCGCAGGAGCGGGTGCTGCGGAAGATCGACCGGCTGGTCTTCAGCCACGCCTTCGCCGAGGAGACCGTGCTCTGGCCGGTGATCCGCCGGGTGCTGCCCGACGGTGACGCGCTCACCGGGCAGGTCGAGGAGGAGCACCAGGAGGTCAACGAGCTGGTCGCCGAGCTGGAGACGCTGGCCCACGGCGACCCCCGCCGGGCGGAGCGGCTGGAGCGGCTGGTCCAGGTGCTGCGCGAGGACGTGCGGGACGAGGAGGACGTGCTCTTCCCCCGGCTCCAGGAGGCGCTGGACGCCAAGGCCCTGCGCCGGCTCGGCCTGCAGTGGGAGGTCGCCCGGCGGGTCTCCCCGACCCGCCCGCACCCGACGGTCTCCCGCCGTCCGCCGGGCAACGCCGTCTCGGGGCTCCCGCTGAGCCTGCTCGACCGGTCGCGGGACCTGGTCGACGCCGGGGTGCAGCACGGCCCGGCCCGGCTCGCCCCGGCCGGTGAGGTGGTCAGCCGGGGGCTGGCGGCGGTCGCCGGCTGGGTGGAGCGGGTGCCGCTGGCCCGGCGCGGTGACGACGGGCGGCCGACCAGCCGCTGA
- a CDS encoding enoyl-CoA hydratase-related protein: protein MSGSSSEVLLEVDGGVAVVTLNAPERRNALTPAMATELIGTLDEVDARDDVGALVVRGVGKSFCAGGDVQTLTEAGRDPAAPDAYAGMGAIYDSFYRLGQVKAPTIAAVRGSAVGAGMNMLLAADLRIVARDARLLAGFFKRGMHPGGGHMVLLSRLVGREAAAAMVLFGEELDGEAAVRLGLAWETVDDAAVEDRALELAGRVARDPELARLTVANLRKETGPPGVSWEIATQFERPAQMWSMRRSAD from the coding sequence ATGTCCGGCAGCTCTAGCGAGGTCCTGCTCGAGGTGGACGGCGGCGTCGCCGTGGTCACCCTGAACGCACCGGAGCGGCGCAACGCGCTGACCCCGGCGATGGCCACCGAGCTGATCGGCACCCTCGACGAGGTCGACGCCCGGGACGACGTCGGTGCCCTCGTCGTCCGCGGGGTCGGGAAGTCGTTCTGCGCCGGCGGTGACGTGCAGACCCTGACCGAGGCGGGCCGGGACCCGGCGGCACCGGATGCCTACGCCGGCATGGGCGCCATCTACGACTCGTTCTACCGGCTGGGCCAGGTGAAGGCGCCGACGATCGCCGCCGTCCGCGGCTCGGCGGTCGGGGCGGGGATGAACATGCTGCTCGCCGCCGACCTGAGGATCGTCGCCCGGGACGCCCGGCTGCTCGCCGGGTTCTTCAAGCGCGGCATGCACCCCGGCGGCGGGCACATGGTGCTGCTGTCCCGGCTGGTCGGCCGGGAGGCTGCGGCCGCGATGGTGCTGTTCGGCGAGGAGCTGGACGGCGAGGCCGCGGTGCGGCTGGGGCTGGCCTGGGAGACCGTCGACGACGCCGCCGTCGAGGACCGGGCGCTCGAGCTCGCCGGCCGGGTGGCGCGGGACCCGGAGCTGGCCCGGCTCACGGTGGCCAACCTCCGCAAGGAGACCGGCCCGCCCGGGGTGAGCTGGGAGATCGCCACCCAGTTCGAGCGGCCCGCGCAGATGTGGTCCATGCGCCGGTCCGCCGACTGA
- a CDS encoding YihY/virulence factor BrkB family protein → MSGGTSGDREPNAGDPAPQDDNVSGTRADYAPVGADPKPTTGGTIKRTLKEFSEDGLTDWAATLTYYGVLALFPALTALLSIVGLLTNPQQLTDAITAVVPAQAADTLNPVIEQIAGSSGAASLGLIIGIAAAVWSASGYVGAFTRAANIVYETPEGRKIWKLKPLQLLITLVGILFAALILAMLVLSGPVVDAIGQSIGLGDTVLTVWDWAKWPVMLVLLALMIAVLYYSTPNVKLRGFKFVSPGAGVAILVAVVASAAFAFYVANFGSYNKTYGALAGVVIFLIWFWLINLALLFGIELDAEIERTKELKDGVPRADKEIQLDARATPKDKQTT, encoded by the coding sequence GTGAGCGGCGGCACCTCGGGCGACCGGGAGCCCAACGCCGGCGACCCCGCCCCGCAGGACGACAACGTCAGCGGCACGCGCGCCGACTACGCGCCCGTCGGCGCCGACCCGAAGCCCACCACCGGGGGCACGATCAAGCGCACGCTCAAGGAGTTCAGCGAGGACGGGCTGACCGACTGGGCCGCCACGCTGACCTACTACGGCGTCCTGGCGCTGTTCCCGGCGCTGACCGCGCTGCTGTCGATCGTCGGGCTGCTGACCAACCCGCAGCAGCTGACCGACGCGATCACCGCGGTCGTGCCGGCCCAGGCCGCCGACACGCTGAACCCGGTCATCGAGCAGATCGCCGGCAGCTCCGGCGCGGCCAGCCTGGGGCTGATCATCGGCATCGCGGCCGCCGTCTGGTCGGCGTCGGGCTACGTCGGCGCCTTCACCCGGGCGGCCAACATCGTCTACGAGACGCCCGAGGGCCGGAAGATCTGGAAGCTCAAGCCGCTCCAGCTGCTGATCACCCTGGTCGGCATCCTGTTCGCCGCGCTGATCCTGGCGATGCTGGTGCTGAGCGGCCCGGTCGTCGACGCCATCGGCCAGTCCATCGGCCTGGGCGACACCGTGCTCACCGTCTGGGACTGGGCCAAGTGGCCGGTGATGCTGGTCCTGCTGGCGCTGATGATCGCCGTCCTCTACTACTCCACCCCGAACGTGAAGCTGCGCGGCTTCAAGTTCGTCAGCCCCGGTGCGGGTGTCGCCATCCTGGTGGCGGTCGTCGCGTCGGCCGCCTTCGCCTTCTACGTCGCCAACTTCGGCAGCTACAACAAGACGTACGGCGCGCTGGCCGGTGTGGTGATCTTCCTGATCTGGTTCTGGCTGATCAACCTCGCGCTGCTGTTCGGCATCGAGCTCGACGCCGAGATCGAGCGCACCAAGGAGCTGAAGGACGGCGTGCCGAGGGCGGACAAGGAGATCCAGCTCGACGCCCGCGCCACCCCGAAGGACAAGCAGACGACCTGA
- a CDS encoding acyl-CoA dehydrogenase: MRPSLILSPRDLEFLLHEWLQVETLTKRPRYAEHSRETFDAVLELAEQIATEHFAPHNRTADENEPHLVDGKVVLIPEVAAALQVFAEAGMNAAMLPEELGGMQLPAVVNQAVHAWFQAANIGTSAYPFLTMANANLLVAHGTPEQVQTYVPPMAEGRWFGTMALSEPQAGSSLADITTRAVPQDDGSYRLTGNKMWISGGDHELTENIVHLVLAKVPGGPPGVKGISLFVVPKFLVAPDGSLGERNDVVLAGLNHKMGYRGTTNTLLNFGEGVHTPGGQPGAVGFLVGELHRGLTYMFHMMNEARIGVGMGATALGYTGWLHAVDYARTRTQGRPLAGKAVSSTGVQSPPVPIVEHPDVRRMLLAGKSYVEGGLALGLYCARLVDEERTADTAEERARAHLLLETLTPIAKSWPSQWCLAADDLAIQVHGGYGYTRDYPVEQFYRDNRLNPIHEGTHGIQALDLLGRKVVADGGAGLALLGETIAATTARAADTEWADLAATLEDLVQRLGTVTAALWAAGDPESALANATVYLEAAGHVVVGWLWLEQALATEGRDGDFHAGKRQAARYFQRWELPKVGPQLALLASLDDTVLQTRSDWL, encoded by the coding sequence GTGCGCCCGTCGCTGATCCTGTCCCCGCGCGACCTCGAGTTCCTGCTGCACGAGTGGCTGCAGGTCGAGACGCTCACCAAGCGGCCGCGGTACGCCGAGCACTCCCGGGAGACGTTCGACGCGGTGCTGGAGCTGGCCGAGCAGATCGCCACCGAGCACTTCGCGCCGCACAACCGCACGGCCGACGAGAACGAGCCGCACCTGGTCGACGGCAAGGTGGTGCTGATCCCCGAGGTCGCCGCCGCGCTGCAGGTCTTCGCCGAGGCCGGGATGAACGCCGCGATGCTGCCCGAGGAGCTCGGCGGCATGCAGCTGCCCGCAGTGGTGAACCAGGCGGTGCACGCCTGGTTCCAGGCCGCCAACATCGGGACGTCGGCGTACCCGTTCCTCACCATGGCCAACGCCAACCTGCTGGTCGCGCACGGCACGCCGGAGCAGGTGCAGACCTACGTGCCGCCGATGGCCGAGGGCCGCTGGTTCGGCACGATGGCGCTGTCCGAGCCGCAGGCCGGCTCGTCGCTGGCCGACATCACCACCCGCGCCGTCCCGCAGGACGACGGCAGCTACCGGCTCACCGGCAACAAGATGTGGATCTCCGGCGGCGACCACGAGCTGACCGAGAACATCGTCCACCTGGTGCTGGCCAAGGTCCCCGGCGGCCCGCCCGGCGTGAAGGGCATCTCGCTGTTCGTCGTCCCGAAGTTCCTGGTGGCCCCCGACGGCAGCCTGGGCGAGCGCAACGACGTCGTGCTGGCCGGGCTCAACCACAAGATGGGCTACCGCGGGACGACGAACACGCTGCTCAACTTCGGCGAGGGCGTGCACACTCCCGGCGGCCAGCCGGGCGCGGTCGGGTTCCTCGTCGGCGAGCTGCACCGCGGCCTGACCTACATGTTCCACATGATGAACGAGGCGCGGATCGGCGTCGGGATGGGCGCGACGGCGCTGGGCTACACGGGCTGGCTGCACGCCGTCGACTACGCCCGGACCCGCACCCAGGGCCGCCCGCTGGCCGGCAAGGCCGTGTCGTCCACGGGCGTGCAGAGCCCGCCGGTGCCGATCGTCGAGCACCCCGACGTGCGCCGGATGCTGCTGGCCGGCAAGTCCTACGTGGAGGGCGGCCTGGCGCTGGGCCTGTACTGCGCGCGGCTGGTCGACGAGGAGCGGACGGCGGACACCGCGGAGGAGCGCGCGCGGGCGCACCTGCTGCTGGAGACCCTCACCCCGATCGCGAAGAGCTGGCCCTCGCAGTGGTGCCTGGCCGCCGACGACCTGGCCATCCAGGTGCACGGCGGCTACGGCTACACCCGCGACTACCCGGTCGAGCAGTTCTACCGGGACAACCGGCTCAACCCGATCCACGAGGGCACGCACGGCATCCAGGCGCTGGACCTGCTGGGGCGCAAGGTCGTCGCGGACGGCGGCGCGGGGCTCGCCCTGCTGGGCGAGACGATCGCGGCGACCACCGCGCGGGCGGCCGACACCGAGTGGGCCGACCTGGCCGCCACGCTGGAGGACCTGGTGCAGCGGCTGGGCACGGTGACCGCCGCGCTGTGGGCGGCAGGCGACCCGGAGTCCGCCCTGGCCAACGCCACGGTGTACCTGGAGGCGGCCGGCCACGTCGTCGTCGGCTGGCTGTGGCTCGAGCAGGCGCTGGCCACCGAGGGCCGGGACGGCGACTTCCACGCCGGCAAGCGGCAGGCGGCGCGCTACTTCCAGCGCTGGGAGCTGCCCAAGGTCGGGCCGCAGTTGGCGCTGCTGGCGTCGCTGGACGACACGGTGCTGCAGACGCGCAGCGACTGGCTGTAA
- a CDS encoding zinc-dependent alcohol dehydrogenase — protein sequence MRAATWTGVNEVSVETVPDPTLLNDHDAIIKVRKTTSCGSDLHLLGGYIPFMRAGDVLGHEFMGEVVEVGKGVRDRKVGERVVVNSFIACGNCWYCTQELYSLCDNGNPNPGITEGLWGQSPGGCFGYSHAVGGFAGSHAEYIRVPYADVGAFVVPEGVSDTRALFASDAVSTGWMGAELAGTKPGDVVAVWGAGGVGQMAARAAMLLGAERVYVIDRLPERLAQVREHVGAEVIDYTTTDVLAELREVTGGRGPDVCIEAVGMEAHSPGAHGVYDQVKQQLRLQTDRPSAVREAIMACRKGGSVFVLGVFALAVDKFPLGAMMNKGLTVRGAQVHGQRFMPRILEHMARGELTTEHLATHVMPLEQAAKGYQMFKDKEDGCVRAVFEPGS from the coding sequence GTGAGAGCCGCGACCTGGACCGGCGTCAACGAGGTCTCCGTCGAGACCGTCCCCGACCCGACGCTGCTCAACGACCACGACGCGATCATCAAGGTGCGCAAGACCACCAGCTGCGGCTCGGACCTGCACCTGCTCGGCGGCTACATCCCGTTCATGCGGGCCGGCGACGTGCTCGGCCACGAGTTCATGGGCGAGGTGGTCGAGGTCGGCAAGGGCGTCCGGGACCGCAAGGTCGGCGAGCGCGTCGTCGTCAACTCGTTCATCGCCTGCGGCAACTGCTGGTACTGCACGCAGGAGCTGTACTCGCTGTGCGACAACGGCAACCCCAACCCGGGCATCACCGAGGGCCTGTGGGGGCAGAGCCCCGGCGGCTGCTTCGGCTACTCGCACGCCGTGGGCGGCTTCGCCGGCAGCCACGCCGAGTACATCCGGGTGCCCTACGCCGACGTCGGCGCGTTCGTGGTGCCCGAGGGGGTCAGCGACACCCGCGCGCTGTTCGCCTCCGACGCGGTGTCCACCGGGTGGATGGGCGCCGAGCTCGCCGGCACCAAGCCCGGTGACGTCGTCGCCGTGTGGGGCGCCGGCGGGGTCGGGCAGATGGCGGCCCGCGCGGCGATGCTGCTGGGCGCAGAGCGGGTGTACGTCATCGACCGGCTCCCCGAGCGGCTGGCCCAGGTGCGTGAGCACGTGGGAGCCGAGGTCATCGACTACACGACCACCGACGTGCTGGCCGAGCTGCGCGAGGTGACCGGCGGGCGCGGGCCCGACGTGTGCATCGAGGCGGTCGGCATGGAGGCCCACAGCCCCGGCGCGCACGGCGTGTACGACCAGGTCAAGCAGCAGCTGCGGCTGCAGACCGACCGGCCCTCCGCCGTCCGGGAGGCGATCATGGCCTGCCGGAAGGGGGGCAGCGTGTTCGTCCTCGGGGTGTTCGCGCTCGCCGTGGACAAGTTCCCGCTCGGCGCGATGATGAACAAGGGCCTGACGGTGCGCGGGGCGCAGGTGCACGGCCAGCGGTTCATGCCGCGGATCCTCGAGCACATGGCCCGCGGCGAGCTGACCACCGAGCACCTGGCGACCCACGTGATGCCGCTGGAGCAGGCCGCCAAGGGCTACCAGATGTTCAAGGACAAGGAGGACGGCTGCGTGCGCGCCGTCTTCGAGCCGGGCAGCTGA
- a CDS encoding MDR family MFS transporter, whose product MTQTTDRGTGAERRDARAAAAAPDASGAFTHRQIMTILVGLLLGMFLAALDQTVVSTAIRTIADDLQGYDLQAWATTSFLITSTIATPLYGKLSDMYGRRGFYLFAIAVFVVGSMLCGLADSMYQLAAFRAIQGIGAGGLMSLALAIIADIVPPRERSKYQGWFMAVFGTSSVLGPVIGGFLSGQSSILGITGWRWIFYVNVPLGILAFAVVFKVLHLPHTKREHRIDFPGALALITFLVPLLIVAEQGRTWGWSSTGALVCYALAAVGFVLFVLAERAYKDEALLPLRMFKNRTFAVSSVGSIVLGAGMFGGILLLPQYLQIVHGSSPTVAGLQMIPLVLGIMTGSVIAGQTTARTGKYKIFPLVGTVFIVAAMLALSVVVGADTSVWTLVPFMLLMGLGLGFNFQPVILAVQNAVSPREIGVATSSVTFFRQMGGTLGTAVFLSVLFSTLPGRIDDAYTAAQADPAFQQAAAANPDQLEQLQGAGSDLGDTSFVQSIDQALAAPFKTGFADSLDLVFLIAACVVAVGFFVLVFLPQLALRTQSGIQAAQAGEDEAPASPADSPADSPAVASAHAAGAAAPTSVEPPVDDADRTAETPDGGPGGRHSARD is encoded by the coding sequence ATGACCCAGACCACCGACCGCGGGACCGGGGCCGAGCGTCGCGACGCCCGTGCCGCAGCCGCCGCGCCGGACGCCTCCGGGGCGTTCACCCACCGCCAGATCATGACGATCCTGGTCGGCCTGCTGCTCGGCATGTTCCTGGCGGCGCTGGACCAGACGGTGGTCTCCACCGCCATCCGCACGATCGCCGACGACCTGCAGGGCTACGACCTGCAGGCCTGGGCGACCACCTCGTTCCTGATCACCTCGACGATCGCCACCCCGCTCTACGGGAAGTTGAGCGACATGTACGGCCGGCGGGGGTTCTACCTCTTCGCCATCGCCGTGTTCGTCGTCGGCTCGATGCTCTGCGGGCTCGCCGACTCGATGTACCAGCTGGCCGCCTTCCGGGCGATCCAGGGCATCGGCGCCGGTGGCCTGATGTCGCTGGCCCTGGCGATCATCGCCGACATCGTCCCGCCGCGGGAGCGCTCGAAGTATCAGGGCTGGTTCATGGCCGTGTTCGGCACCTCCAGCGTGCTGGGCCCGGTGATCGGCGGGTTCCTCTCCGGCCAGTCCTCGATCCTGGGCATCACCGGCTGGCGGTGGATCTTCTACGTCAACGTGCCGCTGGGCATCCTGGCGTTCGCCGTCGTCTTCAAGGTGCTGCACCTGCCGCACACCAAGCGCGAGCACCGGATCGACTTCCCCGGCGCGCTGGCGCTGATCACCTTCCTGGTGCCGCTGCTCATCGTCGCCGAGCAGGGCCGCACCTGGGGCTGGAGCTCGACCGGCGCGCTGGTCTGCTACGCCCTCGCCGCGGTCGGCTTCGTGCTGTTCGTGCTGGCCGAGCGGGCCTACAAGGACGAGGCGCTGCTGCCGCTGCGGATGTTCAAGAACCGCACGTTCGCGGTGAGCAGCGTGGGCAGCATCGTGCTGGGCGCCGGCATGTTCGGCGGCATCCTGCTGCTGCCGCAGTACCTGCAGATCGTGCACGGCTCGAGCCCCACGGTCGCCGGCCTGCAGATGATCCCGCTGGTGCTGGGCATCATGACCGGCTCGGTCATCGCCGGTCAGACCACCGCCCGCACCGGCAAGTACAAGATCTTCCCGTTGGTCGGCACGGTGTTCATCGTGGCCGCGATGCTCGCGCTGTCCGTCGTCGTCGGCGCCGACACGTCGGTGTGGACCCTGGTGCCGTTCATGCTGCTCATGGGCCTGGGGCTGGGCTTCAACTTCCAGCCGGTCATCCTCGCCGTGCAGAACGCCGTCTCACCCCGGGAGATCGGCGTGGCCACCTCCTCGGTGACCTTCTTCCGGCAGATGGGCGGCACGCTGGGGACGGCGGTCTTCCTCTCGGTGCTGTTCAGCACGCTGCCGGGGCGGATCGACGACGCCTACACCGCGGCCCAGGCCGACCCGGCGTTCCAGCAGGCCGCCGCGGCGAACCCCGACCAGCTGGAGCAGCTGCAGGGGGCCGGCAGCGACCTCGGGGACACCTCGTTCGTGCAGTCGATCGACCAGGCCCTGGCCGCGCCGTTCAAGACCGGCTTCGCCGACTCGCTGGACCTGGTGTTCCTGATCGCCGCCTGCGTCGTCGCCGTCGGCTTCTTCGTGCTGGTCTTCCTGCCCCAGCTGGCCCTGCGGACCCAGTCCGGCATCCAGGCGGCGCAGGCCGGCGAGGACGAGGCGCCGGCCTCGCCCGCGGACTCCCCGGCCGACTCCCCCGCGGTGGCCTCCGCGCACGCCGCCGGGGCCGCGGCGCCGACCTCGGTGGAACCGCCGGTGGACGACGCCGACCGGACCGCCGAGACCCCGGACGGCGGACCGGGCGGGCGGCACTCGGCCCGCGACTGA
- a CDS encoding MarR family winged helix-turn-helix transcriptional regulator: MTDLAPPTDGPRADGDASLSDQLVQLVRVMHVLKAQMTGTAGQGPDERERAAHVLLFPLTRLGPLRQGALAELVHADPSTVSRHVTLLVERGLVRRVADEQDGRASRLVVTPDGEREVQKMRQERDGLIAQATTGWSPDELATFTRQLHRFVRDLTDHVSQLGAAAGGAVHPPEKDR; encoded by the coding sequence GTGACCGATCTCGCGCCACCCACCGACGGCCCGCGGGCCGACGGCGACGCGTCGCTCTCCGACCAGCTGGTCCAGCTGGTCCGGGTCATGCACGTGCTCAAGGCGCAGATGACCGGCACGGCAGGTCAGGGCCCCGACGAGAGAGAACGCGCCGCGCACGTGCTGCTGTTCCCGCTGACCCGGCTGGGTCCGCTGCGGCAGGGCGCCCTCGCCGAGCTGGTGCACGCCGACCCCTCCACGGTCAGCCGGCACGTCACGCTGCTGGTCGAGCGCGGGCTGGTGCGCCGGGTCGCCGACGAGCAGGACGGCCGGGCCAGCCGGCTGGTCGTCACCCCGGACGGCGAGCGCGAGGTGCAGAAGATGCGCCAGGAGCGGGACGGGCTGATCGCCCAGGCCACCACCGGCTGGTCGCCGGACGAGCTCGCCACCTTCACCCGCCAGCTGCACCGCTTCGTGCGGGACCTCACCGACCACGTCTCCCAGCTGGGCGCTGCCGCCGGCGGCGCCGTGCACCCTCCCGAGAAGGACCGATGA